From Caballeronia insecticola, a single genomic window includes:
- the secA gene encoding preprotein translocase subunit SecA, translating into MTTGFLQKIFGSRNQRLVKQYQKTVAAINALEPTVEKYSDDQLRAKTDEFRQRVAGGTSLDVILPEAFAVCREASRRVLKMRHFDVQLIGGMVLHYGKIAEMRTGEGKTLVATLAAYLNALSGRGVHVVTVNDYLAQRDAEWMARLYNFLGLSCGVNLSQMEHSQKQEAYGADITYGTNNEFGFDYLRDNMVYETNARVQRPLNFAIVDEVDSILIDEARTPLIISGQAEDHTDLYVRMNALPPLLEQQIGEEKADGTGVEKPGDYTLDEKARQVFLTESGHEKAERLLAEWGLIGEGESLYAPQNITLMHHIYAALRAHTLFHRDQHYVVQNGEVVIVDEFTGRMMNGRRWSDGLHQAVEAKEHVQIQAENQTLASITLQNYFRMYAKLSGMTGTADTEAYEFQEIYGLETVVIPTNRPPKRADKQDQIYKTSKERYDAVIRDIRECVERGQPTLVGTTSIEASELLSGLLGKAAIKHEVLNAKQHAREAAIVAEAGRPSAVTIATNMAGRGTDIVLGGNVEKQASFIEADLSIPEDEKAARIQKLHDEWQTLHDHVKAAGGLHIIGTERHESRRIDNQLRGRAGRQGDPGSSRFYLSLDDPLLRIFAGDRVRAIMDRLKMPEGEPIEAGMVTRSIEGAQRKVEARNFDIRKQLLEYDDVSNDQRKVIYQQRNELLEANDVQETIAAMRQSVIGDLVRTFVPAGSIEEQWEAPELEEVLRNDWSLDLAVQEMINESNSIDAEEICEAVLAAADEAYEAKVALVGRESFSAFERSIMLQTLDSRWREHLAALDHLRQGIHLRGYAQKNPKQEYKREAFELFAAMLDAVKQEVTRVVMNVQIQSPEQLEEAAEQYEEKGSHLENVSFTHADFNAPAAEPTPSAATASAAAQMVNQAMSAGDDISVATRGADDVPKVGRNDPCPCGSGKKYKNCHGKLA; encoded by the coding sequence ATGACGACCGGTTTCCTTCAAAAGATTTTTGGCAGCCGCAATCAGCGGCTGGTCAAGCAGTACCAAAAGACCGTTGCGGCGATCAATGCCCTCGAGCCGACCGTCGAGAAGTACTCGGACGACCAGCTGCGCGCCAAGACCGATGAATTTCGCCAGCGCGTCGCGGGTGGCACATCGCTCGACGTGATCCTGCCCGAAGCGTTCGCGGTCTGCCGAGAGGCGAGCCGGCGCGTGCTCAAGATGCGTCACTTCGACGTCCAGCTGATCGGCGGCATGGTCCTGCATTACGGCAAGATCGCGGAAATGCGAACGGGCGAGGGCAAGACGCTCGTCGCGACGCTCGCCGCGTATCTGAACGCGCTGTCGGGCCGCGGCGTGCACGTCGTCACGGTGAACGACTACCTCGCCCAGCGCGACGCCGAATGGATGGCGCGCCTCTACAACTTCCTCGGGCTGTCCTGCGGCGTGAATCTGTCGCAGATGGAGCACTCGCAGAAACAGGAAGCGTACGGCGCCGACATCACCTACGGCACGAACAACGAATTCGGCTTCGACTATCTGCGCGACAACATGGTCTACGAGACCAATGCGCGCGTGCAGCGGCCGCTGAATTTCGCGATCGTCGATGAAGTGGACTCGATCCTTATCGACGAAGCGCGCACACCGCTCATCATCTCCGGTCAGGCCGAAGATCACACCGATCTCTATGTGCGCATGAACGCGCTGCCGCCGCTGCTCGAACAGCAGATCGGCGAGGAGAAGGCGGACGGCACGGGCGTGGAGAAGCCGGGCGACTACACGCTCGACGAAAAGGCGCGTCAGGTGTTCCTGACCGAATCGGGCCACGAGAAGGCCGAGCGCCTGCTCGCCGAGTGGGGTCTGATCGGCGAGGGCGAAAGCCTTTACGCGCCGCAGAACATCACGCTGATGCACCACATCTACGCTGCCCTGCGCGCGCACACGCTGTTCCATCGCGATCAGCATTACGTGGTGCAGAACGGCGAAGTCGTGATCGTCGACGAATTCACGGGCCGCATGATGAACGGCCGCCGCTGGTCGGACGGCTTGCATCAGGCCGTCGAAGCGAAGGAACACGTCCAGATTCAGGCCGAGAATCAGACGCTCGCATCGATCACGCTGCAGAACTATTTCCGCATGTACGCGAAGCTGTCCGGCATGACCGGCACCGCGGACACGGAAGCGTACGAGTTCCAGGAAATCTACGGGCTCGAAACGGTCGTGATTCCGACCAACCGGCCGCCGAAGCGTGCCGACAAGCAGGATCAGATCTACAAGACGTCGAAGGAACGTTATGACGCCGTGATTCGCGACATCCGCGAATGCGTCGAGCGCGGCCAGCCGACGCTCGTCGGCACAACGTCGATCGAAGCGTCCGAACTGCTGTCCGGTCTGCTCGGCAAGGCGGCCATCAAGCACGAAGTGCTCAACGCGAAGCAGCATGCGCGCGAAGCGGCGATCGTCGCGGAAGCGGGGCGGCCGAGCGCGGTCACCATCGCCACGAACATGGCGGGCCGCGGCACGGACATCGTGCTGGGCGGCAACGTCGAAAAGCAGGCGTCGTTCATCGAGGCGGATCTCTCCATTCCCGAGGACGAAAAAGCCGCGCGCATCCAGAAGCTGCACGACGAATGGCAGACGCTGCACGACCACGTGAAGGCGGCGGGCGGTCTGCATATCATCGGCACCGAGCGTCACGAATCGCGGCGGATCGACAACCAGCTGCGCGGCCGTGCGGGCCGTCAGGGCGATCCGGGCTCGTCGCGCTTCTATCTGTCGCTGGACGATCCGCTTTTGCGCATCTTCGCGGGCGACCGCGTGCGCGCCATCATGGATCGCCTGAAGATGCCCGAAGGCGAGCCGATCGAAGCGGGCATGGTGACGCGGTCCATCGAGGGCGCGCAACGCAAGGTCGAGGCGCGCAATTTCGATATCCGCAAGCAGCTGCTCGAATACGACGATGTATCGAACGACCAGCGCAAGGTGATCTACCAGCAGCGCAACGAACTGCTCGAAGCGAACGACGTGCAGGAAACCATCGCCGCCATGCGTCAGAGCGTGATCGGCGACCTGGTGCGCACGTTCGTGCCGGCGGGCAGCATCGAGGAACAGTGGGAAGCGCCGGAGCTGGAAGAAGTGCTGCGCAACGACTGGTCGCTCGACCTGGCCGTTCAGGAGATGATCAACGAGTCGAACTCGATCGACGCCGAAGAAATCTGCGAAGCCGTGCTCGCCGCCGCCGACGAAGCGTACGAAGCGAAGGTCGCGCTCGTGGGCCGCGAGTCGTTCAGCGCGTTCGAACGCTCGATCATGCTGCAGACGCTCGACAGCCGCTGGCGCGAGCATCTCGCCGCGCTCGATCACCTGCGTCAGGGCATCCATCTGCGCGGCTATGCGCAGAAGAACCCGAAGCAGGAATACAAGCGCGAGGCATTCGAACTGTTCGCCGCCATGCTCGACGCCGTGAAGCAGGAAGTCACGCGGGTCGTGATGAACGTGCAGATCCAGTCGCCCGAGCAACTGGAAGAAGCGGCCGAGCAGTACGAAGAAAAGGGCAGCCATCTGGAGAACGTGTCGTTCACGCATGCGGACTTCAACGCGCCGGCCGCCGAGCCCACGCCGTCCGCAGCAACGGCGAGCGCCGCCGCGCAGATGGTCAATCAGGCGATGTCGGC